In the Drosophila takahashii strain IR98-3 E-12201 chromosome 3R, DtakHiC1v2, whole genome shotgun sequence genome, one interval contains:
- the betaTub97EF gene encoding tubulin beta-1 chain isoform X1, with product MREIVHLQAGQCGNQIGSKFWEIISDEHGIDPNGYYHGESALQHERIDVYYNEASSGKYVPRAVLIDLEPGTMDSVRQSPMGQLFRPDNFVYGQSGAGNNWAKGHYTEGAELIDSVLEVLRKESEGCDCLQGFQLAHSLGGGTGSGLGTLLISKIREEYPDRIMNSFSVVPSPKVSDTVVEPYNATLSIHQLVENTDETFCIDNEALYDICFRTLKLSSPTYGDLNHLVSVTMSGVTTCLRFPGQLNADLRKLAVNMVPFPRLHFFMPGFAPLTAKGSQQYRALTVAELTQQMFDAKNMMTACDPRHGRYLTVACIFRGPMSMKEVDTQMFNVQSKNSSYFVEWIPNNVKVAVCDIPPRGLKMSATFIGNSTAIQEIFKRISEQFTAMFRRKAFLHWYTGEGMDEMEFTEAESNMNDLISEYQQYQEATADDEVEFDDEQAEQEGYESEVLQNGNAE from the exons TTCTGGGAAATCATCTCGGATGAGCACGGCATCGATCCCAATGGTTATTACCACGGCGAGTCCGCGCTGCAGCACGAGCGGATCGATGTCTACTACAACGAGGCCAGCAGCGGCAAGTACGTGCCGCGAGCGGTCCTCATCGACCTGGAGCCGGGAACCATGGACTCGGTGCGCCAGTCGCCAATGGGCCAGCTCTTCCGGCCAGATAACTTTGTCTACGGGCAGTCGGGAGCCG GCAACAACTGGGCCAAGGGCCACTACACAGAGGGCGCCGAGCTGATCGACTCCGTGCTGGAGGTCCTGCGCAAGGAGTCCGAGGGCTGTGACTGCCTGCAGGGCTTCCAGCTGGCCCACTCGCTGGGCGGAGGCACTGGCTCCGGACTGGGCACCCTGCTCATCTCGAAGATTCGCGAGGAGTACCCCGATCGGATCATGAACTCGTTCTCCGTGGTGCCCTCGCCAAAG GTTTCCGATACTGTCGTGGAACCGTACAATGCCACGCTGTCCATCCACCAGCTGGTGGAGAATACCGACGAGACCTTCTGCATTGACAACGAGGCTCTCTACGACATCTGCTTCCGCACGCTGAAGCTATCGTCGCCCACCTATGGCGATCTTAACCATCTGGTTTCC GTCACAATGTCCGGAGTGACCACCTGCCTGCGTTTCCCTGGCCAGCTGAACGCTGATCTTCGCAAGCTGGCGGTGAACATGGTGCCCTTCCCGCGTCTCCACTTCTTCATGCCCGGATTCGCTCCTCTGACCGCCAAGGGATCCCAGCAATATCGCGCCCTCACGGTGGCCGAGCTGACGCAGCAAATGTTCGACGCCAAAAACATGATGACCGCCTGTGATCCCCGGCACGGACGCTACCTCACGGTGGCCTGCATCTTCCGGG GACCCATGTCCATGAAGGAGGTGGACACGCAGATGTTCAATGTGCAGAGCAAGAACAGCAGCTACTTCGTCGAGTGGATTCCGAACAACGTCAAGGTGGCCGTCTGCGATATTCCGCCGCGAGGCCTCAAGATGTCCGCCACCTTCATTGGCAACTCGACGGCCATCCAGGAGATATTCAAGCGCATCTCCGAGCAGTTCACCGCCATGTTCCGGCGCAAGGCCTTCCTGCACTGGTACACCGGCGAGGGCATGGACGAGATGGAGTTCACCGAGGCGGAGAGCAACATGAACGATCTGATATCCGAGTACCAGCAGTATCAG GAAGCCACCGCCGACGACGAGGTGGAGTTCGATGACGAGCAGGCCGAGCAAGAGGGCTACGAGTCGGAGGTCCTGCAGAACGGCAATGCCGAGTAG
- the betaTub97EF gene encoding tubulin beta-1 chain isoform X2 produces MREIVHLQAGQCGNQIGSKFWEIISDEHGIDPNGYYHGESALQHERIDVYYNEASSGKYVPRAVLIDLEPGTMDSVRQSPMGQLFRPDNFVYGQSGAGNNWAKGHYTEGAELIDSVLEVLRKESEGCDCLQGFQLAHSLGGGTGSGLGTLLISKIREEYPDRIMNSFSVVPSPKVSEVVVEPYNATLSLHQLIVDTDETFCIDNEALYDICYQSLRLCSPTYEDLNHLVSVTMSGVTTCLRFPGQLNADLRKLAVNMVPFPRLHFFMPGFAPLTAKGSQQYRALTVAELTQQMFDAKNMMTACDPRHGRYLTVACIFRGPMSMKEVDTQMFNVQSKNSSYFVEWIPNNVKVAVCDIPPRGLKMSATFIGNSTAIQEIFKRISEQFTAMFRRKAFLHWYTGEGMDEMEFTEAESNMNDLISEYQQYQEATADDEVEFDDEQAEQEGYESEVLQNGNAE; encoded by the exons TTCTGGGAAATCATCTCGGATGAGCACGGCATCGATCCCAATGGTTATTACCACGGCGAGTCCGCGCTGCAGCACGAGCGGATCGATGTCTACTACAACGAGGCCAGCAGCGGCAAGTACGTGCCGCGAGCGGTCCTCATCGACCTGGAGCCGGGAACCATGGACTCGGTGCGCCAGTCGCCAATGGGCCAGCTCTTCCGGCCAGATAACTTTGTCTACGGGCAGTCGGGAGCCG GCAACAACTGGGCCAAGGGCCACTACACAGAGGGCGCCGAGCTGATCGACTCCGTGCTGGAGGTCCTGCGCAAGGAGTCCGAGGGCTGTGACTGCCTGCAGGGCTTCCAGCTGGCCCACTCGCTGGGCGGAGGCACTGGCTCCGGACTGGGCACCCTGCTCATCTCGAAGATTCGCGAGGAGTACCCCGATCGGATCATGAACTCGTTCTCCGTGGTGCCCTCGCCAAAG GTGTCCGAGGTGGTGGTGGAGCCATATAACGCCACGTTGTCGCTGCACCAACTTATTGTGGACACCGATGAGACATTCTGCATTGACAACGAGGCTTTGTATGACATCTGCTATCAGAGCCTGCGCCTCTGCTCACCCACCTACGAGGATCTCAACCACCTGGTGTCC GTCACAATGTCCGGAGTGACCACCTGCCTGCGTTTCCCTGGCCAGCTGAACGCTGATCTTCGCAAGCTGGCGGTGAACATGGTGCCCTTCCCGCGTCTCCACTTCTTCATGCCCGGATTCGCTCCTCTGACCGCCAAGGGATCCCAGCAATATCGCGCCCTCACGGTGGCCGAGCTGACGCAGCAAATGTTCGACGCCAAAAACATGATGACCGCCTGTGATCCCCGGCACGGACGCTACCTCACGGTGGCCTGCATCTTCCGGG GACCCATGTCCATGAAGGAGGTGGACACGCAGATGTTCAATGTGCAGAGCAAGAACAGCAGCTACTTCGTCGAGTGGATTCCGAACAACGTCAAGGTGGCCGTCTGCGATATTCCGCCGCGAGGCCTCAAGATGTCCGCCACCTTCATTGGCAACTCGACGGCCATCCAGGAGATATTCAAGCGCATCTCCGAGCAGTTCACCGCCATGTTCCGGCGCAAGGCCTTCCTGCACTGGTACACCGGCGAGGGCATGGACGAGATGGAGTTCACCGAGGCGGAGAGCAACATGAACGATCTGATATCCGAGTACCAGCAGTATCAG GAAGCCACCGCCGACGACGAGGTGGAGTTCGATGACGAGCAGGCCGAGCAAGAGGGCTACGAGTCGGAGGTCCTGCAGAACGGCAATGCCGAGTAG
- the LOC108069641 gene encoding 116 kDa U5 small nuclear ribonucleoprotein component, with protein MDSDLYDEFGNYIGPDLDSDEEDDQSIYGQPDVQDDPEDAMDEDEVEPQEDEDKEVTAVVLHEDKRYYPSAVEVYGPDVETIVQEEDAQPLDKPLIEPVKKLKFQIKEQDMQETTYDMEFMADLMDTPPLIRNVALVGHLHHGKTTFVDCLIRQTHPQFENMEERQLRYTDTLFTEQERGCSIKATPVTLVLQDVKQKSYLLNIFDTPGHVNFSDEATAAMRMCDGVVLFIDAAEGVMLNTERLLKHAVQERQAITVCINKIDRLILELKLPPQDAYFKLKHIVEEVNGLLSTYGAADDNLLVSPILGNVCFASSLYGFCFTLKSFAKLYADTYEGVAYLDFAKRLWGDMYFNSKTRKFSKKQPHNSAQRSFVEFILEPMYKLIAQVVGDVDTTLADTLAELNVRVSKEEMKSNIRPLLRLVCNRFMGDCSGFVDMCVEHIKSPLENAKRKVDHIYTGPKEGDIYRDMISCNQYGTLMVHSSKMYPNDDCTFFQVLARIVSGTLHAGQEVRVLGENYTLQDEEDSRILQVGRLWVFESRYKVELNRVPAGNWVLIEGIDQCIVKTSTIVDINVPEDLYIFRPLKFNTQSIIKIAVEPVNPSELPKMLDGLRKVNKSYPLLSTRVEESGEHVILGTGELYLDCVMHDLRKMYSEIDIKVADPVVAFCETVVETSSLKCFAETPNKKNKITMISEPLEKGLAEDIENGTVCINWNKKRIGEFFQVNYDWDLLAARSIWAFGPDSTGPNILVDDTLPSEVDKNLLTAVKDSIVQGFQWGTREGPLCEEPIRNVKFKILDGVIANEALHRGGGQIIPTARRVAYSAFLMATPRLMEPYLFVEVQAPADCVSAVYTVLARRRGHVTQDAPVSGSPIYTIKAFIPAIDSFGFETDLRTHTQGQAFCLSVFHHWQIVPGDPLDKSIIIRPLEPQQASHLAREFMIKTRRRKGLSEDVSINKFFDDPMLLELARQDVLVNYPL; from the exons ATGGATTCCGATTTGTACGATGAGTTTGGCAACTATATTGGCCCCGATTTAGACAGCGATGAGGAAGATGACCAGAGTATTTACGGGCAACCCGATGTGCAGGATGATCCAGAG GACGCCATGGACGAGGACGAAGTGGAGCCGcaggaggacgaggacaagGAAGTGACCGCCGTGGTTCTGCACGAGGATAAACGCTATTATCCCTCGGCCGTTGAGGTTTACGGGCCGGATGTGGAGACAATTGTCCAGGAGGAGGACGCCCAGCCGCTGGACAAGCCGCTCATCGAGCCGGTGAAGAAGCTCAAGTTCCAGATCAAGGAGCAGGACATGCAGGAGACCACCTACGATATGGAGTTCATGGCCGATCTGATGGACACACCACCTTTGATCAGGAATGTGGCCTTAGTTGGCCACCTGCATCATGGCAAGACCACCTTTGTCGACTGCCTCATCCGGCAGACGCATCCGCAGTTCGAGAACATGGAGGAGCGTCAGCTGCGCTACACGGACACCCTGTTCACCGAACAGGAGCGCGGCTGCAGCATCAAGGCCACGCCGGTGACTCTCGTGCTGCAGGATGTCAAGCAGAAGAGCTACTTGCTCAACATCTTCGACACCCCGGGGCATGTCAACTTCTCGGACGAGGCCACCGCGGCCATGCGAATGTGCGATGGTGTGGTGTTGTTCATCGATGCCGCCGAGGGCGTCATGCTGAACACGGAACGGCTGCTAAAACATGCCGTGCAGGAGCGCCAGGCCATCACCGTGTGCATAAACAAG ATTGATCGCCTCATCCTGGAGCTCAAGTTGCCGCCCCAGGACGCCTATTTTAAGCTGAAACACATTGTGGAAGAGGTCAATGGACTGCTGAG CACCTATGGCGCTGCGGATGATAATCTGCTAGTTTCGCCCATCCTGGGCAACGTTTGCTTTGCCAGTTCTTTGTACGGCTTTTGTTTTACCCTGAAATCCTTTGCCAAGCTCTATGCGGACACTTATGAGGGCGTGGCGTACCTGGACTTTGCCAAGCGCCTCTGGGGGGATATGTACTTCAACAGCAAAAC CCGTAAATTCTCCAAGAAGCAGCCGCATAATTCGGCCCAGCGCAGCTTTGTGGAGTTCATTCTGGAGCCCATGTACAAGCTGATCGCCCAGGTGGTTGGCGATGTGGACACCACTTTGGCGGACACCCTGGCCGAGCTGAATGTGCGCGTCTCCAAGGAGGAGATGAAGTCCAATATACGACCCTTGCTGCGACTCGTCTGCAATCGTTTCATGGGCGACTGCAGCGGCTTCGTTGACATGTGCGTGGAGCACATTAAATCTCCTCTGGAAAATGCCAAGCGAAAGGTGGACCACATTTATACGGGACCCAAAGAGGGTGACATCTACCGGGATATGATTTCGTGCAATCAGTACGGTACCCTGATGGTGCACAGCTCGAAAATGTATCCCAACGACGACTGCACCTTCTTCCAAGTGCTGGCTAGGATTGTCTCTGGTACTTTGCATGCTGGCCAGGAGGTGCGCGTGCTGGGCGAGAACTACACGCTGCAGGATGAGGAGGATTCGCGAATACTGCAGGTGGGCCGCCTCTGGGTATTCGAGTCTCGCTATAAGGTGGAACTAAATCGAGTTCCCGCCGGAAATTGGGTGCTCATCGAGGGCATCGATCAGTGCATTGTCAAAACCTCAACAATTGTGGATATTAATGTACCCGAGGACCTCTACATCTTCCGGCCACTCAAGTTCAACACTCAGAGCATCATCAAGATTGCCGTGGAGCCTGTGAATCCCTCCGAGCTTCCCAAGATGTTGGATGGCCTCCGCAAGGTGAACAAATCGTATCCACTTCTTTCCACACGAGTTGAAGAATCGGGCGAGCATGTAATCCTCGGAACTGGCGAATTGTACTTGGATTGCGTGATGCACGACCTGCGGAAAATGTACTCGGAGATTGACATTAAGGTGGCGGATCCTGTGGTGGCCTTTTGCGAAACAGTTGTGGAGACCAGTTCGCTGAAATGTTTCGCCGAGACGCCGAATAAGAAGAACAAGATAACCATGATCTCGGAGCCACTGGAAAAGGGTCTGGCGGAGGACATAGAAAACGGAACTGTCTGCATAAATTGGAATAAGAAGCGCATTGGAGAGTTCTTCCAGGTCAATTACGATTGGGATCTGCTGGCGGCGCGTTCCATCTGGGCCTTTGGTCCCGACTCAACGGGTCCGAATATCCTGGTGGACGATACGCTGCCCTCGGAAGTGGACAAGAACCTGTTGACGGCCGTGAAGGATTCGATTGTCCAGGGCTTCCAGTGGGGAACGCGCGAGGGGCCGCTTTGCGAGGAGCCCATTCGGAATGTCAAGTTCAAGATCCTCGACGGAGTCATTGCCAACGAGGCTTTGCATCGTGGCGGTGGACAGATCATTCCGACGGCCCGTCGCGTGGCCTACTCTGCATTTCTGATGGCCACGCCGCGACTGATGGAACCATATTTGTTTGTGGAGGTTCAGGCGCCAGCGGATTGTGTGTCTGCTGTTTACACTGTGCTGGCTAGACGCAG AGGACATGTAACGCAGGATGCTCCGGTTTCGGGTTCCCCCATCTACACGATCAAAGCCTTCATACCCGCCATCGATTCATTTGGATTTGAGACGGATCTCCGGACGCACACCCAGGGTCAGGCCTTCTGtctttcggtcttccatcactGGCAGATAGTTCCCGGCGATCCGCTGGACAAGAGCATCATTATCCGGCCCCTGGAGCCGCAGCAGGCATCCCACTTGGCGCGCGAGTTTATGATTAAGACGCGCCGCCGAAAGGGTCTCTCCGAGGATGTGTCCATTAACAAATTCTTCGACGATCCCATGTTGCTGGAATTGGCTCGCCAGGATGTGCTGGTCAATTACCCACTGTAG
- the LOC108069640 gene encoding uncharacterized protein encodes MRKLCLLLLMAHFVASSRNLNEILDRDDWISMAKEYIRNHKPYTAKIYEPYQPQVVTFTNPFKGDFWDTTTIANIVESTTSPPDETINYSTEEKATTTSSTEDTSTSPPEFSTTESIFVTSETPETTTSIFESTTLPESTTESNDFTTESNESTTKDQSTTEYILDSTTTSSPDLTSTEATDFTETTSEPSSDFTKEINPSTTEIPQSTTITEDFTTPTSTTEINPITTELPESTTQFNDLTTELNESTTEISSDDQSTTETLETSTEGLVLTTENLETSTSLLEIIGTTPGIETTTSYLDTVIDSTESGFNLTTTEIIPTQKETTTTRRSNFVEDFVRPRKKLKYTSDTEPELYWY; translated from the coding sequence ATGAGGAAATTGTGTTTGCTTCTTTTGATGGCACATTTTGTGGCCTCCAgtagaaatttaaatgaaattcttgATCGTGACGATTGGATTAGCATGGCCAAAGAATACATTAGGAATCACAAGCCTTATACAGCAAAAATCTACGAACCATACCAGCCGCAAGTTGTGACTTTTACCAACCCATTTAAAGGAGATTTTTGGGATACGACCACAATAGCAAACATTGTAGAATCTACAACTTCTCCTCCGGATGAGACAATTAATTACTCCACTGAGGAAAAAGCCACCACAACCAGCAGCACTGAGGATACTTCCACATCGCCGCCTGAATTTTCAACTACGGAATCGATTTTTGTAACTTCTGAAACGCCTGAAACAACTACAAGTATTTTTGAGTCGACAACTTTGCCGGAATCAACCACAGAATCGAATGATTTTACAACAGAATCAAATGAATCCACCACAAAAGATCAGAGTACAACGGAATATATTTTAGATTCTACAACAACATCAAGCCCCGATTTAACCAGTACAGAGGCTACGGATTTCACAGAAACAACCAGTGAACCATCTTCGGATTTTACTAAAGAAATAAATCCAAGCACTACAGAAATTCCACAATCAACGACAATCACTGAGGATTTTACTACACCAACAAGTACTACAGAAATTAATCCAATCACTACAGAATTGCCGGAATCAACTACCCAATTTAACGATCTTACAacagaattgaatgaatcaaCGACTGAAATATCTTCAGATGATCAGAGTACAACGGAAACATTAGAAACCTCCACAGAAGGACTTGTATTAACCACAGAAAACCTGGAAACCTCTACATCCCTGCTGGAAATTATTGGCACAACTCCGGGCATAGAAACTACAACATCTTACCTAGATACAGTGATTGATAGCACCGAATCtggatttaatttaacaacaaCTGAAATAATTCCAACTCAAAAAGAAACCACAACAACCAGGCGATCGAATTTCGTAGAGGATTTTGTAAGACCAAGAAAGAAATTGAAGTACACTTCAGACACAGAGCCTGAACTTTACTGGTACtaa
- the LOC108069644 gene encoding uncharacterized protein, producing the protein MSLANIKQKEAKGKKKMLPKLRTVLANPYKQHSPVLSDEEVQQLSKILQRAKEDSGGESKSFATRFGINLGLESSLRVINSQRFSCLLVSLSLRPAHLIRLIATSASVKVPTAPIYAQPKLEELTQEIFGVRAVCLALPLDLGAISTELEQWVTARKRTPTPGKKIIPKTPKKPKRRPIITQPLEEEKNVPPTKVEKKDFDDDFISFSTEKPSIRLDREDVQVETQKLGNALSNLAMKAKSKKVEVKKEESPSLEPMEVEVEPEQVETDEDDFLPRDLQTYRPLTVHQIRPNPDKKPKKKRNKKSNQLTSKS; encoded by the exons ATGAGTTTGGCCAACATAAAACAGAAAGAAGCCAAGGGCAAGAAGAAAATGCTGCCCAAATTGCGCACTGTTCTGGCCAATCCGTATAAACAGCACAG cCCTGTTTTGTCGGATGAAGAAGTGCAGCAGCTTAGCAAGATCCTCCAAAGGGCCAAGGAAGACAGCGGCGGAGAATCGAAATCATTTGCCACTCGATTTGGCATCAATCTTGGCCTGGAAAGCTCCTTGAGGGTCATAAATTCCCAGCGTTTCTCCTGTTTGCTAGTTTCTTTGAGCCTCCGACCAGCCCATCTCATCCGTTTAATCGCCACCAGTGCATCCGTCAAGGTTCCCACCGCACCCATCTATGCACAGCCCAAACTGGAGGAGCTTACTCAGGAGATCTTCGGGGTAAGGGCAGTATGTTTGGCCTTGCCTTTGGATTTGGGTGCTATAAGTACGGAGCTGGAGCAGTGGGTTACTGCCAGAAAAAGGACACCCACACCTGGCAAGAAGATAATCCCAAAAACCCCCAAGAAACCCAAGAGGAGGCCTATAATAACCCAACCTCTTGAAGAGGAAAAGAATGTGCCCCCtacaaaagtggaaaaaaaggattttGATGATGATTTCATCTCCTTCTCGACGGAGAAACCCTCTATAAGACTGGACCGCGAGGATGTCCAAGTGGAAACCCAGAAACTTGGAAACGCTCTCAGTAATTTAGCCATGAAAGCCAAAAGTAAAAAGGTGGAAGTGAAAAAAGAGGAATCTCCCAGCCTAGAACCCATGGAAGTGGAGGTAGAGCCAGAACAAGTCGAGACCGATGAAGATGACTTTCTGCCCAGGGATCTGCAAACCTATAGACCTCTAACTGTCCACCAAATACGTCCCAATCCCGACAAGAAACCTAAAAAGAAGCGAAACAAAAAGTCAAATCAGTTGACCAGCAAATCCTAG
- the LOC108069645 gene encoding mitochondrial transcription rescue factor 1, producing MLRSFRQLTRIGRSLKTPIPARSLLKTPANYNLQAPLHTSVAAWKYDKKSSRASDDLDSDDEDDEDFKDERDSKVVKTKVNSLRADLLLKAGLGMARNKVELNFYESKIRVNGKKLAKKSAQLEIGDDIDVIRGFSQTNPSHLVVARVSILSASEREEGLSVHLRRYKSLLVENYRGPNAFKSSEHVAH from the exons ATGCTCCGGAGTTTTCGTCAATTAACCAGGATAGGAAGATCCCTGAAGACGCCAATACCTGCTAGGAGTCTACTTAAAACACCAGCCAACTACAATCTGCAGGCTCCCTTGCACACCAGCGTTGCCGCGTGGAAATATGACAAGAAATCCTCGCGAGCTTCGGATGATTTGGACAGCGACGACGAGGATGATGAGGATTTCAAGGACGAAAGGGACTCCAAGGTGGTCAAGACCAAGGTGAACTCGCTGCGTGCCGATCTTCTGCTGAAAGCCGGTCTGGGCATGGCCAGGAA CAAAGTGGAGCTAAATTTCTATGAGAGCAAGATTCGCGTCAATGGAAAAAAGCTGGCCAAGAAGAGTGCCCAG CTTGAAATCGGCGATGATATCGATGTGATCAGGGGCTTCAGCCAGACGAATCCCTCTCACCTGGTCGTGGCCCGCGTCTCCATCCTCTCCGCCAGCGAACGCGAGGAGGGACTCAGTGTCCACCTGCGACGCTACAAATCCCTGCTGGTCGAGAATTACCGGGGTCCCAATGCCTTCAAATCCTCGGAACACGTCGCTCATTAA
- the LOC108069643 gene encoding neprilysin-2-like, with product MNQGNMFSISNRFRLPLFTAPICILICVFLLDSQARSIGDESQENTITDETAEYLRSYGALMKSYMNLSVDPCDDFYEFACGNWKNVKPPRQASHKRSNLLDIVYTLTDVTEQLLTRTQLAEALNVSSELLVAQRFYNSCRTAADFPAADPAYLSLIRSIGGFPAVDGQAWNASRFSWFNMSAHLTNYGANGLILEEIMPQYPFEPYFKLPELGFDYFVHTDNMVNSSSRAYTLNEKRMRGYLNAFNLTEDKISSVIDGVFDFWREAAAVEDKFGGESDQCVALEAPAFGQWRSYYEIAWNGLNFDNGTDPSQFCDFYYTELEKVCAKHQEAVANYLAMALLYRMDSKLKEKKLQKDHCLLTVQFTLAHLFNKLYMAEHFSEETHSEISAMVKELRKSLRQVLENAEWLDTETRREALQKEASITPVIGSYRNEEITSLLIDEIGKLSLADDSYAQSMINMRRLGAAIRRHNGRNFEKISNDSKPLELLLGMQVNAFYYNLDNSIYVMAGILHPPAYHRLWPDSLKFGTLGYLVGHELTHGFDTVGSLFDGSGQKRNWWSTKSEAVFQDRAMCYVDHYSNYLIPEINRKINGAETKDENIADAGGLREALAAYRSHMKQLQRRMEDNETLAPQNEQMPGLDLSPEQLFFLGFAQLWCADYEEEHYWEELTKEHTIDKYRVLGAVSNSEDFAEVYKCALGKPMHPKAESCRVF from the exons ATGAATCAGGGCAACATGTTTTCAATCTCGAATCGCTTTCGATTGCCCTTATTTACGGCACCCATTTGCATCCTGATTTGCGTATTTCTGTTGGATAGTCAGGCCAGGAGTATAGGGGATGAGTCCCAGGAAAACACGATTACAGATGAGACGGCGGAGTATCTGCGATCCTATGGCGCGTTGATGAAGTCCTACATGAACTTGAGCGTCGATCCGTGTGATGATTTCTACGAGTTCGCCTGCGGAAACTGGAAGAACGTGAAGCCGCCTCGGCAGGCCAGCCACAAGCGGAGCAATCTCCTGGACATTGTCTACACTCTGACGGACGTGACGGAGCAGCTGCTGACCAGGACGCAACTGGCGGAGGCTCTAAATGTGTCTTCCGAGCTCCTCGTTGCACAGCGCTTCTACAATTCGTGCCGCACTGCCGCCGACTTTCCAGCCGCCGATCCCGCTTATCTCTCGCTTATCAGGTCGATTGGTGGTTTCCCCGCCGTCGATGGGCAGGCTTGGAACGCGTCCAGGTTCAGCTGGTTCAACATGAGTGCCCATCTCACCAACTACGGGGCCAACGGACTGATCCTCGAGGAAATCATGCCGCAATATCCCTTCGAGCCGTACTTTAAATTGCCTGAGCTCGGCTTCGATTACTTCGTTCACACAGATAACATGGTAAATTCAAGTTCACGGGCTTACACTTTAAACGAAAAGCGAATGCGTGGCTACTTAAATGCCTTTAATCTCACAGAGGATAAAATCTCCTCTGTGATCGATGGAGTCTTTGACTTTTGGCGAGAGGCGGCCGCTGTTGAAGACAAGTTCGGAGGTGAAAGCGATCAGTGTGTGGCTCTTGAAGCACCTGCATTTGGCCAATGGAGGAGCTACTACGAGATCGCCTGGAATGGTCTGAACTTCGATAACGGCACGGACCCCAGTCAATTCTGCGACTTTTACTACACGGAGTTGGAGAAGGTGTGCGCCAAGCACCAGGAGGCAGTGGCCAACTATCTGGCCATGGCGCTCCTATACCGCATGGACTCCAAGCTGAAGGAAAAGAAGCTCCAAAAGGATCACTGTCTGCTGACCGTTCAGTTCACACTGGCCCATCTTTTTAACAAGCTTTACATGGCG GAACACTTCAGCGAGGAGACACACTCCGAGATCTCTGCGATGGTGAAGGAACTGCGAAAGTCCCTGCGTCAGGTCCTCGAGAACGCAGAATGGTTAGATACGGAGACGCGACGAGAGGCGCTGCAGAAGGAGGCCAGCATCACGCCAGTGATTGGCAGCTACAGGAACGAAGAGATTACCAGCCTCTTGATCGACGAGATCGGGAAACTATCCCTTGCCGACGATAGCTACGCACAGAGCATGATCAACATGCGACGTTTGGGCGCCGCAATTCGACGACACAATGGCCGGAATTTCGAGAAAATATCCAACGACTCGAAGCCGCTGGAACTGCTCCTTGGAATGCAGGTCAATGCCTTCTACTACAACTTGGACAACTCGATCTACGTGATGGCTGGCATACTGCATCCGCCAGCGTACCACCGTTTGTGGCCCGACTCCCTGAAGTTTGGCACCCTGGGCTACCTGGTAGGTCACGAGTTGACCCACGGTTTCGATACGGTGGGCTCCCTTTTCGATGGCAGTGGTCAGAAGCGGAATTGGTGGTCCACAAAGTCGGAGGCAGTGTTCCAGGATCGAGCAATGTGCTATGTGGACCATTATAGCAACTACTTGATACCGGAGATTAATCGAAAGATCAATGGAGCGGAAACCAAGGACGAGAACATTGCGGATGCTGGTGGATTGAGGGAAGCCCTCGCTGCCTACAGGAGCCACATGAAGCAGCTGCAAAGGAGGATGGAGGACAACGAGACATTGGCACCCCAAAACGAACAGATGCCTGGCCTCGATTTGTCGCCGGAGCAGCTCTTCTTTCTCGGCTTCGCGCAGCTGTGGTGCGCCGACTACGAGGAGGAGCACTACTGGGAGGAGCTTACCAAGGAGCACACCATCGATAAGTACCGCGTGTTGGGTGCCGTCTCAAACAGCGAGGATTTCGCCGAGGTCTACAAATGCGCTCTGGGGAAGCCCATGCATCCGAAAGCCGAATCCTGTCGCGTTTTTTAG